One window of the Salvelinus fontinalis isolate EN_2023a chromosome 2, ASM2944872v1, whole genome shotgun sequence genome contains the following:
- the srsf7a gene encoding serine and arginine rich splicing factor 7a, protein MSHSSSRGSSRNTDCKVYVGDLGNGAAKGELERAFSYYGPLRSVWVARNPPGFAFVEYEDPRDAEDATKGMDGKVLCGSRIRVELSTGMSRKSRYGRPSRRHFDPNDRCYQCGESGHYAYDCSRFSKRGGGRRRSRSRSRSRSRSRGRRYRSRSRSNDRDRRNRSPSYSKRRSRSGSPARSKSRSPVRRSRTPVRRSRTPVRRSVSRSRSRSHSRSVSRPRARSVSRSRSRSRSATTKKSRSRSPSQRKSPITDAD, encoded by the exons ATGTCCCACTCGTCATCACGTGGCTCCTCGCGCAACACTGACTGCAAGGTCTATGTGGGTGACTTAGGCAACGGGGCTGCTAAGGGGGAGTTGGAGCGGGCGTTCAGCTACTATGGACCTCTGCGCAGCGTCTGGGTGGCCAGGAACCCACCTGGCTTTGCCTTCGTCGAGTATGAAGATCCCAGAGATGCTGAGGATGCGACGAAGGGCATGGATGGCAA AGTGCTCTGTGGTTCTCGCATAAGAGTGGAGTTGTCAACGGGCATGTCTCGCAAGTCACGCTACGGCCGCCCCAGCCGTCGGCACTTCGACCCCAACGACCGCTGCTACCAATGTGGCGAGAGTGGCCATTATGCATATGACTGCTCTCGCTTTAGCAAGAGGGGAGGAGGCCGTCGCCGCAGCAG GTCCCGCTCACGATCTCGCTCAAGATCCAGAGGAAGGCGTTACCGCTCACGCAGCCGAAGCAACGACCGTGACCG GCGTAATAGATCCCCATCATACTCAAAGCGCAGAAGCAG ATCTGGGTCCCCAGCACGTTCCAAGTCCAGAAGTCCAGTGCGCAGATCCAGGACCCCAGTCCGTCGGTCCAGGACTCCAGTGCGCAGATCAGTAAG TCGCTCCCGTTCTCGCTCCCATTCCCGGTCAGTGTCCCGCCCCAGGGCGCGGAGCGTCTCCAGATCTCGCTCCAGGTCCCGCTCAGCCACCACCAAGAAGAG CCGATCTAGGTCTCCCAGCCAGAGGAAAAGCCCCATAACTGATGCTGACTGA
- the LOC129819689 gene encoding heterogeneous nuclear ribonucleoprotein L-like isoform X1 — translation MAAAAGRYYNEGGRATKRQKTEDGMTTEGYDDPHKTVPSPVVHIRGLVDGIMEADLVEALQEFGTISYVVMMPKKRQALVEYEDMNGSCNAVTYAAENQVYIAGHPAFINYSTSQKISRPGDPDDSRSVNNVLLLTIMNPIYPITSDVLYTVCNNCGPVQRIVIFRKNGVQAMVEFDAVQSAQRAKASLNGADIYSGCCTLKIEYAKPTRLNVFKNDQDTWDYTNPNPSGQDADAEGNWNNSQDPNANPNKRARPPALLGDHPPEYGGQTGAYHGYHDESGYGPPPPHYEGGRRMGPPMGGRGRGRGGSYGGPGYGHGPPPPGDYTAHADSPVVMVYGLEPAKINADKVFNVFCLYGNVERVKFMKSKPGAAMVEMGDCYAVDRAISHLNNNFLFGQKLNVCVSKQQAIMPGQSYELEDGSSSFKDFHGSRNNRFTSPEQAAKNRIQHPSNVLHFFNGQPDISVEVFNGVCEELGVKIPSNIKLFTGKSGATGERSSSGLLEWESINDSMEALAMMNHYQMKNPSKYSDCDNNTTANDTNGGPYPYTLKLCFSTAQHAN, via the exons ATGGCTGCCGCAGCAGGTCGCTATTACAACGAGGGTGGCAGAGCAACGAAAAGACAGAAAACCGAAGACGGGATGACGACG GAGGGCTATGATGACCCCCATAAAACAGTCCCTTCCCCAGTGGTCCACATCAGGGGCCTTGTCGATGGCATCATGGAGGCagatctagtggaagccctgCAGGAGTTCGGGACCATAAG TTATGTGGTCATGATGCCCAAGAAGCGCCAGGCCCTGGTGGAGTACGAGGACATGAATGGATCCTGCAATGCTGTGACCTATGCAGCCGAGAACCAAGTCTACATTGCCGGGCACCCCGCCTTCATCAACTACTCCACCAGCCAGAAGATCTCCCGGCCCGGAGACCCAGACGACTCGCGCAGCGTCAATAACGTGCTGCTGCTCACCATCATGAACCCCATCTACCCCATCACCTCG GATGTGCTGTACACAGTCTGTAACAACTGCGGGCCCGTCCAAAGGATTGTCATCTTCAGGAAGAATGGCGTTCAGGCCATGGTGGAAT TTGATGCTGTACAAAGTGCCCAGAGGGCGAAAGCCTCTCTAAATGGGGCAGACATCTACTCTGGCTGCTGCACACTGAAGATTGAGTATGCCAAG CCAACCCGCCTCAACGTGTTCAAAAATGACCAGGACACCTGGGACTACACAAACCCCAACCCGAGTGGCCAAG ATGCTGACGCTGAAGGCAATTGGAACAATTCACaag ATCCCAATGCCAACCCCAACAAGCGTGCGAGGCCGCCAGCTTTATTAGGAGACCACCCTCCAGAGTATG GCGGGCAGACTGGTGCTTATCACGGCTACCATGATGAAAGTGGCTACGGGCCCCCTCCTCCTCACTATGAGGGCGGGCGCCGCATGGGGCCTCCAATGGGAGGGCGTGGCCGCGGACGTGGTGGAAGCTACGGGGGACCTGGGTACGGACATGGCCCACCTCCCCCCGGTGACTACACCGCCCACGCTGACTCCCCTGTTGTCATGGTGTACGGCCTGGAGCCCGCGAAGATCAACGCCGACAAGGTCTTCAACGTCTTCTGTCTCTACGGCAACGTGGAGCGG GTGAAGTTCATGAAGAGTAAGCCGGGGGCAGCCATGGTGGAGATGGGCGACTGCTACGCTGTGGACCGTGCCATCAGCCACCTCAACAACAACTTCCTGTTTGGACAGAAGCTCAACGTCTG TGTGTCCAAGCAGCAGGCCATCATGCCTGGTCAGTCCTACGAACTGGAGGACGGCTCCAGCAGCTTCAAGGACTTCCACGGCTCCCGCAACAACCGCTTCACCTCCCCGGAGCAGGCGGCAAAGAACCGCATCCAGCACCCCAGCAACGTCCTGCACTTCTTCAACGGGCAGCCCGACATCTCTGTGGAGGTCTTCAATGGG GTCTGTGAGGAACTTGGTGTGAAGATCCCATCCAATATCAAACTCTTCACCGGAAAGAGTG GCGCGACAGGTGAGAGGAGCTCATCCGGGCTGCTGGAGTGGGAGTCTATAAACGATTCCATGGAGGCTCTGGCCATGATGAACCACTACCAGATGAAGAACCCCAGTAAGTACTCCGACTGCGATAACAACACCACCGCTAATGATACCAACG GTGGTCCGTACCCTTACACACTGAAGCTGTGTTTCTCAACCGCGCAGCATGCCAACTAG
- the LOC129819689 gene encoding heterogeneous nuclear ribonucleoprotein L-like isoform X4, producing the protein MAAAAGRYYNEGGRATKRQKTEDGMTTEGYDDPHKTVPSPVVHIRGLVDGIMEADLVEALQEFGTISYVVMMPKKRQALVEYEDMNGSCNAVTYAAENQVYIAGHPAFINYSTSQKISRPGDPDDSRSVNNVLLLTIMNPIYPITSDVLYTVCNNCGPVQRIVIFRKNGVQAMVEFDAVQSAQRAKASLNGADIYSGCCTLKIEYAKPTRLNVFKNDQDTWDYTNPNPSGQDADAEGNWNNSQDPNANPNKRARPPALLGDHPPEYGGQTGAYHGYHDESGYGPPPPHYEGGRRMGPPMGGRGRGRGGSYGGPGYGHGPPPPGDYTAHADSPVVMVYGLEPAKINADKVFNVFCLYGNVERVKFMKSKPGAAMVEMGDCYAVDRAISHLNNNFLFGQKLNVCVSKQQAIMPGQSYELEDGSSSFKDFHGSRNNRFTSPEQAAKNRIQHPSNVLHFFNGQPDISVEVFNGVCEELGVKIPSNIKLFTGKSERSSSGLLEWESINDSMEALAMMNHYQMKNPSGPYPYTLKLCFSTAQHAN; encoded by the exons ATGGCTGCCGCAGCAGGTCGCTATTACAACGAGGGTGGCAGAGCAACGAAAAGACAGAAAACCGAAGACGGGATGACGACG GAGGGCTATGATGACCCCCATAAAACAGTCCCTTCCCCAGTGGTCCACATCAGGGGCCTTGTCGATGGCATCATGGAGGCagatctagtggaagccctgCAGGAGTTCGGGACCATAAG TTATGTGGTCATGATGCCCAAGAAGCGCCAGGCCCTGGTGGAGTACGAGGACATGAATGGATCCTGCAATGCTGTGACCTATGCAGCCGAGAACCAAGTCTACATTGCCGGGCACCCCGCCTTCATCAACTACTCCACCAGCCAGAAGATCTCCCGGCCCGGAGACCCAGACGACTCGCGCAGCGTCAATAACGTGCTGCTGCTCACCATCATGAACCCCATCTACCCCATCACCTCG GATGTGCTGTACACAGTCTGTAACAACTGCGGGCCCGTCCAAAGGATTGTCATCTTCAGGAAGAATGGCGTTCAGGCCATGGTGGAAT TTGATGCTGTACAAAGTGCCCAGAGGGCGAAAGCCTCTCTAAATGGGGCAGACATCTACTCTGGCTGCTGCACACTGAAGATTGAGTATGCCAAG CCAACCCGCCTCAACGTGTTCAAAAATGACCAGGACACCTGGGACTACACAAACCCCAACCCGAGTGGCCAAG ATGCTGACGCTGAAGGCAATTGGAACAATTCACaag ATCCCAATGCCAACCCCAACAAGCGTGCGAGGCCGCCAGCTTTATTAGGAGACCACCCTCCAGAGTATG GCGGGCAGACTGGTGCTTATCACGGCTACCATGATGAAAGTGGCTACGGGCCCCCTCCTCCTCACTATGAGGGCGGGCGCCGCATGGGGCCTCCAATGGGAGGGCGTGGCCGCGGACGTGGTGGAAGCTACGGGGGACCTGGGTACGGACATGGCCCACCTCCCCCCGGTGACTACACCGCCCACGCTGACTCCCCTGTTGTCATGGTGTACGGCCTGGAGCCCGCGAAGATCAACGCCGACAAGGTCTTCAACGTCTTCTGTCTCTACGGCAACGTGGAGCGG GTGAAGTTCATGAAGAGTAAGCCGGGGGCAGCCATGGTGGAGATGGGCGACTGCTACGCTGTGGACCGTGCCATCAGCCACCTCAACAACAACTTCCTGTTTGGACAGAAGCTCAACGTCTG TGTGTCCAAGCAGCAGGCCATCATGCCTGGTCAGTCCTACGAACTGGAGGACGGCTCCAGCAGCTTCAAGGACTTCCACGGCTCCCGCAACAACCGCTTCACCTCCCCGGAGCAGGCGGCAAAGAACCGCATCCAGCACCCCAGCAACGTCCTGCACTTCTTCAACGGGCAGCCCGACATCTCTGTGGAGGTCTTCAATGGG GTCTGTGAGGAACTTGGTGTGAAGATCCCATCCAATATCAAACTCTTCACCGGAAAGA GTGAGAGGAGCTCATCCGGGCTGCTGGAGTGGGAGTCTATAAACGATTCCATGGAGGCTCTGGCCATGATGAACCACTACCAGATGAAGAACCCCA GTGGTCCGTACCCTTACACACTGAAGCTGTGTTTCTCAACCGCGCAGCATGCCAACTAG
- the LOC129819689 gene encoding heterogeneous nuclear ribonucleoprotein L-like isoform X3, with product MAAAAGRYYNEGGRATKRQKTEDGMTTEGYDDPHKTVPSPVVHIRGLVDGIMEADLVEALQEFGTISYVVMMPKKRQALVEYEDMNGSCNAVTYAAENQVYIAGHPAFINYSTSQKISRPGDPDDSRSVNNVLLLTIMNPIYPITSDVLYTVCNNCGPVQRIVIFRKNGVQAMVEFDAVQSAQRAKASLNGADIYSGCCTLKIEYAKPTRLNVFKNDQDTWDYTNPNPSGQDADAEGNWNNSQDPNANPNKRARPPALLGDHPPEYGGQTGAYHGYHDESGYGPPPPHYEGGRRMGPPMGGRGRGRGGSYGGPGYGHGPPPPGDYTAHADSPVVMVYGLEPAKINADKVFNVFCLYGNVERVKFMKSKPGAAMVEMGDCYAVDRAISHLNNNFLFGQKLNVCVSKQQAIMPGQSYELEDGSSSFKDFHGSRNNRFTSPEQAAKNRIQHPSNVLHFFNGQPDISVEVFNGVCEELGVKIPSNIKLFTGKSGATGERSSSGLLEWESINDSMEALAMMNHYQMKNPSGPYPYTLKLCFSTAQHAN from the exons ATGGCTGCCGCAGCAGGTCGCTATTACAACGAGGGTGGCAGAGCAACGAAAAGACAGAAAACCGAAGACGGGATGACGACG GAGGGCTATGATGACCCCCATAAAACAGTCCCTTCCCCAGTGGTCCACATCAGGGGCCTTGTCGATGGCATCATGGAGGCagatctagtggaagccctgCAGGAGTTCGGGACCATAAG TTATGTGGTCATGATGCCCAAGAAGCGCCAGGCCCTGGTGGAGTACGAGGACATGAATGGATCCTGCAATGCTGTGACCTATGCAGCCGAGAACCAAGTCTACATTGCCGGGCACCCCGCCTTCATCAACTACTCCACCAGCCAGAAGATCTCCCGGCCCGGAGACCCAGACGACTCGCGCAGCGTCAATAACGTGCTGCTGCTCACCATCATGAACCCCATCTACCCCATCACCTCG GATGTGCTGTACACAGTCTGTAACAACTGCGGGCCCGTCCAAAGGATTGTCATCTTCAGGAAGAATGGCGTTCAGGCCATGGTGGAAT TTGATGCTGTACAAAGTGCCCAGAGGGCGAAAGCCTCTCTAAATGGGGCAGACATCTACTCTGGCTGCTGCACACTGAAGATTGAGTATGCCAAG CCAACCCGCCTCAACGTGTTCAAAAATGACCAGGACACCTGGGACTACACAAACCCCAACCCGAGTGGCCAAG ATGCTGACGCTGAAGGCAATTGGAACAATTCACaag ATCCCAATGCCAACCCCAACAAGCGTGCGAGGCCGCCAGCTTTATTAGGAGACCACCCTCCAGAGTATG GCGGGCAGACTGGTGCTTATCACGGCTACCATGATGAAAGTGGCTACGGGCCCCCTCCTCCTCACTATGAGGGCGGGCGCCGCATGGGGCCTCCAATGGGAGGGCGTGGCCGCGGACGTGGTGGAAGCTACGGGGGACCTGGGTACGGACATGGCCCACCTCCCCCCGGTGACTACACCGCCCACGCTGACTCCCCTGTTGTCATGGTGTACGGCCTGGAGCCCGCGAAGATCAACGCCGACAAGGTCTTCAACGTCTTCTGTCTCTACGGCAACGTGGAGCGG GTGAAGTTCATGAAGAGTAAGCCGGGGGCAGCCATGGTGGAGATGGGCGACTGCTACGCTGTGGACCGTGCCATCAGCCACCTCAACAACAACTTCCTGTTTGGACAGAAGCTCAACGTCTG TGTGTCCAAGCAGCAGGCCATCATGCCTGGTCAGTCCTACGAACTGGAGGACGGCTCCAGCAGCTTCAAGGACTTCCACGGCTCCCGCAACAACCGCTTCACCTCCCCGGAGCAGGCGGCAAAGAACCGCATCCAGCACCCCAGCAACGTCCTGCACTTCTTCAACGGGCAGCCCGACATCTCTGTGGAGGTCTTCAATGGG GTCTGTGAGGAACTTGGTGTGAAGATCCCATCCAATATCAAACTCTTCACCGGAAAGAGTG GCGCGACAGGTGAGAGGAGCTCATCCGGGCTGCTGGAGTGGGAGTCTATAAACGATTCCATGGAGGCTCTGGCCATGATGAACCACTACCAGATGAAGAACCCCA GTGGTCCGTACCCTTACACACTGAAGCTGTGTTTCTCAACCGCGCAGCATGCCAACTAG
- the LOC129819689 gene encoding heterogeneous nuclear ribonucleoprotein L-like isoform X5 — translation MEADLVEALQEFGTISYVVMMPKKRQALVEYEDMNGSCNAVTYAAENQVYIAGHPAFINYSTSQKISRPGDPDDSRSVNNVLLLTIMNPIYPITSDVLYTVCNNCGPVQRIVIFRKNGVQAMVEFDAVQSAQRAKASLNGADIYSGCCTLKIEYAKPTRLNVFKNDQDTWDYTNPNPSGQDADAEGNWNNSQDPNANPNKRARPPALLGDHPPEYGGQTGAYHGYHDESGYGPPPPHYEGGRRMGPPMGGRGRGRGGSYGGPGYGHGPPPPGDYTAHADSPVVMVYGLEPAKINADKVFNVFCLYGNVERVKFMKSKPGAAMVEMGDCYAVDRAISHLNNNFLFGQKLNVCVSKQQAIMPGQSYELEDGSSSFKDFHGSRNNRFTSPEQAAKNRIQHPSNVLHFFNGQPDISVEVFNGVCEELGVKIPSNIKLFTGKSGATGERSSSGLLEWESINDSMEALAMMNHYQMKNPSKYSDCDNNTTANDTNGGPYPYTLKLCFSTAQHAN, via the exons ATGGAGGCagatctagtggaagccctgCAGGAGTTCGGGACCATAAG TTATGTGGTCATGATGCCCAAGAAGCGCCAGGCCCTGGTGGAGTACGAGGACATGAATGGATCCTGCAATGCTGTGACCTATGCAGCCGAGAACCAAGTCTACATTGCCGGGCACCCCGCCTTCATCAACTACTCCACCAGCCAGAAGATCTCCCGGCCCGGAGACCCAGACGACTCGCGCAGCGTCAATAACGTGCTGCTGCTCACCATCATGAACCCCATCTACCCCATCACCTCG GATGTGCTGTACACAGTCTGTAACAACTGCGGGCCCGTCCAAAGGATTGTCATCTTCAGGAAGAATGGCGTTCAGGCCATGGTGGAAT TTGATGCTGTACAAAGTGCCCAGAGGGCGAAAGCCTCTCTAAATGGGGCAGACATCTACTCTGGCTGCTGCACACTGAAGATTGAGTATGCCAAG CCAACCCGCCTCAACGTGTTCAAAAATGACCAGGACACCTGGGACTACACAAACCCCAACCCGAGTGGCCAAG ATGCTGACGCTGAAGGCAATTGGAACAATTCACaag ATCCCAATGCCAACCCCAACAAGCGTGCGAGGCCGCCAGCTTTATTAGGAGACCACCCTCCAGAGTATG GCGGGCAGACTGGTGCTTATCACGGCTACCATGATGAAAGTGGCTACGGGCCCCCTCCTCCTCACTATGAGGGCGGGCGCCGCATGGGGCCTCCAATGGGAGGGCGTGGCCGCGGACGTGGTGGAAGCTACGGGGGACCTGGGTACGGACATGGCCCACCTCCCCCCGGTGACTACACCGCCCACGCTGACTCCCCTGTTGTCATGGTGTACGGCCTGGAGCCCGCGAAGATCAACGCCGACAAGGTCTTCAACGTCTTCTGTCTCTACGGCAACGTGGAGCGG GTGAAGTTCATGAAGAGTAAGCCGGGGGCAGCCATGGTGGAGATGGGCGACTGCTACGCTGTGGACCGTGCCATCAGCCACCTCAACAACAACTTCCTGTTTGGACAGAAGCTCAACGTCTG TGTGTCCAAGCAGCAGGCCATCATGCCTGGTCAGTCCTACGAACTGGAGGACGGCTCCAGCAGCTTCAAGGACTTCCACGGCTCCCGCAACAACCGCTTCACCTCCCCGGAGCAGGCGGCAAAGAACCGCATCCAGCACCCCAGCAACGTCCTGCACTTCTTCAACGGGCAGCCCGACATCTCTGTGGAGGTCTTCAATGGG GTCTGTGAGGAACTTGGTGTGAAGATCCCATCCAATATCAAACTCTTCACCGGAAAGAGTG GCGCGACAGGTGAGAGGAGCTCATCCGGGCTGCTGGAGTGGGAGTCTATAAACGATTCCATGGAGGCTCTGGCCATGATGAACCACTACCAGATGAAGAACCCCAGTAAGTACTCCGACTGCGATAACAACACCACCGCTAATGATACCAACG GTGGTCCGTACCCTTACACACTGAAGCTGTGTTTCTCAACCGCGCAGCATGCCAACTAG
- the LOC129819689 gene encoding heterogeneous nuclear ribonucleoprotein L-like isoform X2: MAAAAGRYYNEGGRATKRQKTEDGMTTEGYDDPHKTVPSPVVHIRGLVDGIMEADLVEALQEFGTISYVVMMPKKRQALVEYEDMNGSCNAVTYAAENQVYIAGHPAFINYSTSQKISRPGDPDDSRSVNNVLLLTIMNPIYPITSDVLYTVCNNCGPVQRIVIFRKNGVQAMVEFDAVQSAQRAKASLNGADIYSGCCTLKIEYAKPTRLNVFKNDQDTWDYTNPNPSGQDADAEGNWNNSQDPNANPNKRARPPALLGDHPPEYGGQTGAYHGYHDESGYGPPPPHYEGGRRMGPPMGGRGRGRGGSYGGPGYGHGPPPPGDYTAHADSPVVMVYGLEPAKINADKVFNVFCLYGNVERVKFMKSKPGAAMVEMGDCYAVDRAISHLNNNFLFGQKLNVCVSKQQAIMPGQSYELEDGSSSFKDFHGSRNNRFTSPEQAAKNRIQHPSNVLHFFNGQPDISVEVFNGVCEELGVKIPSNIKLFTGKSERSSSGLLEWESINDSMEALAMMNHYQMKNPSKYSDCDNNTTANDTNGGPYPYTLKLCFSTAQHAN, from the exons ATGGCTGCCGCAGCAGGTCGCTATTACAACGAGGGTGGCAGAGCAACGAAAAGACAGAAAACCGAAGACGGGATGACGACG GAGGGCTATGATGACCCCCATAAAACAGTCCCTTCCCCAGTGGTCCACATCAGGGGCCTTGTCGATGGCATCATGGAGGCagatctagtggaagccctgCAGGAGTTCGGGACCATAAG TTATGTGGTCATGATGCCCAAGAAGCGCCAGGCCCTGGTGGAGTACGAGGACATGAATGGATCCTGCAATGCTGTGACCTATGCAGCCGAGAACCAAGTCTACATTGCCGGGCACCCCGCCTTCATCAACTACTCCACCAGCCAGAAGATCTCCCGGCCCGGAGACCCAGACGACTCGCGCAGCGTCAATAACGTGCTGCTGCTCACCATCATGAACCCCATCTACCCCATCACCTCG GATGTGCTGTACACAGTCTGTAACAACTGCGGGCCCGTCCAAAGGATTGTCATCTTCAGGAAGAATGGCGTTCAGGCCATGGTGGAAT TTGATGCTGTACAAAGTGCCCAGAGGGCGAAAGCCTCTCTAAATGGGGCAGACATCTACTCTGGCTGCTGCACACTGAAGATTGAGTATGCCAAG CCAACCCGCCTCAACGTGTTCAAAAATGACCAGGACACCTGGGACTACACAAACCCCAACCCGAGTGGCCAAG ATGCTGACGCTGAAGGCAATTGGAACAATTCACaag ATCCCAATGCCAACCCCAACAAGCGTGCGAGGCCGCCAGCTTTATTAGGAGACCACCCTCCAGAGTATG GCGGGCAGACTGGTGCTTATCACGGCTACCATGATGAAAGTGGCTACGGGCCCCCTCCTCCTCACTATGAGGGCGGGCGCCGCATGGGGCCTCCAATGGGAGGGCGTGGCCGCGGACGTGGTGGAAGCTACGGGGGACCTGGGTACGGACATGGCCCACCTCCCCCCGGTGACTACACCGCCCACGCTGACTCCCCTGTTGTCATGGTGTACGGCCTGGAGCCCGCGAAGATCAACGCCGACAAGGTCTTCAACGTCTTCTGTCTCTACGGCAACGTGGAGCGG GTGAAGTTCATGAAGAGTAAGCCGGGGGCAGCCATGGTGGAGATGGGCGACTGCTACGCTGTGGACCGTGCCATCAGCCACCTCAACAACAACTTCCTGTTTGGACAGAAGCTCAACGTCTG TGTGTCCAAGCAGCAGGCCATCATGCCTGGTCAGTCCTACGAACTGGAGGACGGCTCCAGCAGCTTCAAGGACTTCCACGGCTCCCGCAACAACCGCTTCACCTCCCCGGAGCAGGCGGCAAAGAACCGCATCCAGCACCCCAGCAACGTCCTGCACTTCTTCAACGGGCAGCCCGACATCTCTGTGGAGGTCTTCAATGGG GTCTGTGAGGAACTTGGTGTGAAGATCCCATCCAATATCAAACTCTTCACCGGAAAGA GTGAGAGGAGCTCATCCGGGCTGCTGGAGTGGGAGTCTATAAACGATTCCATGGAGGCTCTGGCCATGATGAACCACTACCAGATGAAGAACCCCAGTAAGTACTCCGACTGCGATAACAACACCACCGCTAATGATACCAACG GTGGTCCGTACCCTTACACACTGAAGCTGTGTTTCTCAACCGCGCAGCATGCCAACTAG